The following are encoded together in the bacterium genome:
- the bamA gene encoding outer membrane protein assembly factor BamA, giving the protein MLWLAVALAPWPAQAQGVMVADVVVEGAVTTDAKLIISVGGLAKGQMVTREDMQKAAHQIYALGLFEDVRIEAEDLGGQLKAIIKVKELPRLGQIIFKGNDKIKEKDLTLPIKPGQKVGPARIKDAETAIRKAYQEKGYFLATVTAKTEPGVAQDEVNVVFEIDEKSPVKVSRVEFIGNEKLFDDELQKRMSNKPRGFLRSIFGGGHFNREKYPEDLKAVTDFYRKKGYLDAVIVDDTIILNDEKTHVEIQITVNEGPRYYFGTSSFSGMAVLSEERLRRALKYQPGDVYNQEKFEESEQQIYNAYLEEGYLYVRMIEDTKTVDSTVNITYEISEGVPAHINRVDIVGNTKTKDKVIRRELVLYPGQVFRRSLLERSLRNVMLLNYFSNAVPEFNQLPDGRVDLTVRVEEKPTGQIQVGGGYSEQDKFVGTVDLGIPNLFGNGQSANFLVEFGKRRQSYRLGFTEPWLFDTPTSVGFDISRLERTYDDPYIAGSDDFTQNSSGLSTRLGRRLKWPDDYFSVYWNYRLENFEYTDFSDSALAASYDYSEGLVSATSMTVSRDSRDLPEFATRGSRASYRTEFAGGALGGDWSYTKHNFTYTIFQRLWKGFVFSPSWNVGVIQAGAGGGSVPYSELFYAGGIRSDGMIRGYSDRSIVAFEDTSTVAEREATIPGNRIGDLVTGRLPEYSTLDTARGQAIYTLNAQVVFPVVKQQIYGLMFFDAGNVWLKATSIDPFDVWTSYGFGFRLMVPGMGLLGFDFGIPLKGNDKGKLKPHFQFGGSF; this is encoded by the coding sequence TTGTTGTGGCTGGCCGTCGCGCTGGCGCCGTGGCCGGCGCAGGCGCAGGGGGTGATGGTGGCCGACGTGGTGGTTGAAGGAGCGGTCACCACTGACGCGAAATTGATCATCAGCGTCGGCGGATTGGCCAAGGGCCAGATGGTCACCCGCGAGGACATGCAGAAGGCGGCGCACCAGATCTACGCGCTCGGGCTGTTTGAGGATGTGCGGATCGAGGCGGAGGATCTGGGCGGCCAGCTGAAGGCGATCATCAAGGTCAAGGAACTGCCGCGGCTGGGCCAGATCATCTTCAAGGGCAACGACAAGATCAAGGAGAAGGATCTGACCTTGCCGATCAAGCCCGGCCAGAAGGTCGGCCCGGCTAGGATCAAGGACGCCGAGACCGCCATCCGCAAGGCCTACCAGGAGAAGGGGTACTTCCTGGCCACCGTGACCGCCAAGACCGAGCCGGGGGTGGCGCAAGACGAGGTCAACGTCGTTTTCGAGATCGATGAGAAAAGCCCGGTCAAAGTCTCCAGGGTCGAGTTCATCGGCAACGAGAAGCTCTTCGACGACGAGCTCCAGAAGAGGATGTCCAACAAGCCGCGCGGGTTTCTGCGCTCGATCTTCGGCGGCGGGCATTTCAACCGCGAGAAGTATCCCGAGGACCTCAAGGCGGTGACCGACTTCTACCGCAAGAAGGGGTATCTCGACGCGGTCATCGTCGACGATACGATCATCCTCAACGACGAAAAGACGCACGTCGAAATCCAGATCACCGTCAACGAGGGGCCGCGCTACTACTTCGGGACGTCGTCGTTTTCCGGCATGGCGGTCTTAAGCGAGGAGCGCCTGCGGCGCGCGCTCAAGTACCAGCCGGGCGATGTCTACAATCAGGAGAAGTTCGAGGAATCCGAGCAGCAGATCTACAACGCCTACCTCGAAGAGGGATACCTCTACGTGCGCATGATCGAGGACACCAAGACGGTGGACTCGACGGTCAACATCACCTATGAAATCTCCGAAGGGGTGCCGGCGCACATCAACCGGGTGGACATCGTCGGCAACACCAAGACCAAGGACAAGGTGATCCGGCGCGAGCTGGTCTTGTATCCGGGGCAGGTGTTCCGTCGCTCGCTTCTGGAGCGATCGCTGCGCAACGTCATGCTCCTGAACTACTTCAGCAACGCGGTGCCGGAGTTCAACCAGCTGCCCGATGGCCGCGTCGATCTGACGGTGCGTGTGGAGGAGAAACCCACGGGGCAGATCCAGGTCGGCGGCGGGTATTCGGAGCAGGACAAGTTTGTCGGCACTGTCGATCTGGGCATCCCGAACCTGTTCGGCAACGGGCAGAGCGCCAATTTCCTGGTCGAGTTCGGCAAACGGCGGCAGTCGTATCGTTTGGGTTTCACCGAGCCGTGGCTGTTTGACACGCCGACCTCGGTGGGGTTTGACATCTCGCGGCTGGAGCGGACCTACGACGATCCGTACATTGCCGGTTCGGACGATTTCACGCAGAATTCCTCGGGGCTCTCGACGCGGCTGGGGCGGCGGCTGAAGTGGCCCGACGACTACTTCAGCGTCTATTGGAACTACCGTCTTGAGAATTTCGAGTACACCGACTTTTCCGACTCGGCGCTGGCGGCCTCGTACGACTACAGCGAGGGGCTGGTGTCGGCGACGTCGATGACGGTGTCGCGCGATTCGCGCGACCTGCCGGAGTTTGCCACGCGCGGCAGCCGGGCCAGTTACCGGACGGAGTTCGCCGGCGGCGCCCTGGGCGGCGACTGGAGTTACACCAAGCACAACTTCACCTACACGATCTTCCAGCGGCTCTGGAAGGGATTTGTCTTCTCGCCGTCGTGGAACGTCGGCGTGATCCAGGCCGGGGCCGGCGGCGGCTCGGTGCCGTATTCGGAGCTCTTCTACGCCGGCGGGATCCGTTCCGACGGGATGATCCGCGGCTACAGCGACCGCTCGATCGTCGCTTTCGAGGACACCAGCACGGTCGCCGAGCGTGAGGCCACCATTCCCGGCAACCGGATCGGCGATCTGGTCACTGGCCGTCTGCCGGAGTACAGCACGCTGGACACCGCGCGCGGGCAGGCGATCTACACGCTGAACGCGCAGGTTGTCTTTCCGGTGGTCAAGCAGCAGATTTATGGGTTGATGTTCTTCGATGCGGGCAATGTCTGGCTGAAGGCGACCAGCATCGATCCGTTCGATGTCTGGACATCGTATGGCTTCGGGTTCCGTTTGATGGTGCCGGGGATGGGGCTTCTGGGCTTTGACTTCGGCATTCCCCTCAAGGGGAACGACAAGGGCAAGTTGAAACCGCATTTTCAGTTCGGCGGGTCATTCTAA
- the rplU gene encoding 50S ribosomal protein L21 translates to MGYEAIIETGGRQFAVGKGDILRVPHLAGSAGDKINFERVLLVRKGDQTRAGQPVVAGAKVAAEILAQEKADTQIVFKLRRRHNSRKRNGHRQEYTKVRITAVHA, encoded by the coding sequence ATGGGTTACGAGGCAATCATCGAAACGGGCGGGCGTCAATTTGCGGTCGGCAAAGGGGACATTTTGCGTGTCCCGCATCTGGCCGGATCGGCCGGCGACAAGATCAACTTCGAGCGGGTGCTTCTGGTCCGCAAGGGCGACCAGACCAGGGCCGGCCAGCCGGTGGTTGCCGGCGCCAAAGTCGCCGCTGAGATTCTCGCGCAGGAGAAGGCCGACACGCAGATCGTCTTCAAGCTGCGCCGCCGTCACAATTCACGCAAACGCAACGGACACCGTCAGGAATACACCAAGGTCCGCATCACCGCGGTCCATGCCTAG
- a CDS encoding metalloregulator ArsR/SmtB family transcription factor, translating into MGTRGERMPNIDRKRLATRANIIKALAHPSRLLMVEELSARERCVCELAELVGADMSTVSKHLSILRNAGIVEDEKRGSMVFYRLRTRCVFRFFECVEAISKESAMAKSER; encoded by the coding sequence ATGGGCACACGAGGGGAGCGCATGCCCAACATCGACCGTAAACGACTCGCCACACGCGCCAACATCATCAAGGCCCTGGCCCATCCGAGCCGCCTTCTGATGGTCGAGGAGCTTTCCGCCCGCGAACGCTGTGTCTGCGAGCTGGCCGAGTTGGTCGGCGCCGACATGTCCACCGTCTCCAAGCACCTTTCCATCCTCCGCAACGCCGGCATCGTCGAGGATGAAAAGCGCGGGTCCATGGTCTTTTACCGTCTGCGCACCCGTTGCGTCTTTCGCTTCTTCGAATGCGTCGAGGCGATCTCAAAAGAGTCGGCCATGGCGAAGAGCGAACGCTGA
- a CDS encoding permease encodes MDSDFHWRDQWEAVLWIVAGFLALYFLPAGERLDRAVTESVQLARWYTREHVLLCLVPAFFIAGAISVLVRQESVIKLLGPQAKKYIAYPVAAVTGTILAVCSCTVLPLFAGIRQRGAGLGPAIAFLYSGPAINLLAIILTARVLGMELGVARAIFAVVFSVVIGLAMAALFRERPDSGAAPLVVGEGRDDPPVSHTLVHLLALIAILVFANWSEGGDTGGIWHLIFLIKWWLTGAAALVLGWGMVRWYGHKLRTVALLACSVIALAVVFPRHPEVAFAAATVGLSIRLARSTGLSAAWFGASWGFARQMLPLLLIGVLVSGFLLGRPGHEGLVPSTWIAGVVGGNSLFANFFAAIAGAFMYFATLTEVPIVQGLVGSGMGKGPALALLLAGPALSLPSMIVIAGVIGVKRTVVYTGLVVAFATLSGLVFGSF; translated from the coding sequence ATGGATTCCGACTTCCATTGGCGCGATCAATGGGAAGCAGTTCTCTGGATTGTCGCCGGCTTCCTCGCCCTCTACTTCCTTCCCGCCGGAGAGCGTCTTGATCGCGCCGTGACCGAGAGCGTCCAGTTGGCGCGCTGGTACACGCGCGAGCATGTCCTGCTCTGCCTGGTGCCGGCCTTTTTCATCGCCGGCGCCATCAGCGTGTTGGTGCGTCAGGAGAGCGTGATCAAGTTGCTCGGCCCGCAGGCGAAGAAGTACATCGCCTACCCGGTGGCGGCGGTGACCGGCACTATTCTCGCCGTTTGCTCCTGCACCGTGTTGCCGCTCTTTGCCGGGATCCGTCAACGCGGCGCCGGCCTCGGTCCGGCGATCGCCTTTCTCTACTCCGGCCCGGCGATCAATCTGCTTGCGATCATCCTCACCGCCCGCGTCCTCGGCATGGAATTGGGCGTGGCGCGCGCCATCTTCGCCGTCGTTTTCTCGGTTGTGATCGGGCTGGCGATGGCGGCGCTGTTCCGTGAGCGGCCCGACTCCGGCGCCGCGCCGCTGGTTGTCGGCGAAGGGCGCGACGACCCGCCGGTCTCGCACACGCTCGTTCACCTCCTGGCGCTGATCGCAATCCTGGTCTTCGCCAATTGGAGCGAGGGCGGCGACACCGGCGGTATCTGGCATCTGATCTTCCTTATCAAGTGGTGGCTGACCGGCGCGGCGGCGCTGGTGCTGGGTTGGGGGATGGTGCGCTGGTACGGCCACAAACTCCGGACCGTGGCCTTGCTCGCCTGTTCTGTCATCGCGTTGGCCGTCGTGTTTCCCCGCCATCCCGAAGTCGCTTTCGCCGCCGCCACAGTCGGGCTCTCAATCCGGTTGGCGCGTTCCACCGGTCTGTCCGCCGCCTGGTTTGGCGCATCGTGGGGATTTGCGCGGCAGATGCTGCCGCTGTTGCTGATCGGCGTGCTGGTATCGGGATTCCTGCTGGGACGCCCTGGCCACGAAGGGCTGGTGCCGTCGACGTGGATCGCCGGCGTCGTCGGCGGCAATTCGCTCTTTGCCAACTTCTTTGCCGCGATCGCCGGCGCCTTCATGTACTTCGCCACTCTCACCGAAGTTCCGATCGTGCAGGGATTGGTCGGCAGCGGCATGGGCAAGGGGCCCGCGCTGGCGCTGCTTCTGGCCGGGCCGGCGCTCTCGTTGCCCAGCATGATCGTGATCGCCGGTGTCATCGGCGTTAAACGGACCGTTGTGTACACTGGGCTGGTTGTGGCATTCGCCACGCTCAGCGGACTGGTGTTTGGATCATTTTGA
- a CDS encoding thioredoxin family protein, with protein sequence MKRIEILGPGCAKCHKLAEVTQEAANELKLECEIVKVTDIQQIVSRNVLMTPALVVDGAVKCSGRVPSLSELKTMLS encoded by the coding sequence ATGAAACGCATCGAAATTCTCGGCCCCGGCTGCGCCAAGTGCCACAAACTGGCCGAAGTGACGCAGGAGGCCGCCAACGAGCTGAAACTCGAATGTGAAATCGTCAAGGTCACCGACATTCAGCAGATCGTCAGCCGCAACGTGCTGATGACTCCGGCGCTGGTTGTCGATGGCGCGGTGAAGTGCAGCGGGCGCGTCCCGAGCCTGTCCGAGCTCAAAACGATGCTGTCATGA
- a CDS encoding nitrophenyl compound nitroreductase subunit ArsF family protein: MKRILQFALLAVVVASIIWLLVPRRDAGESTATVAAAPAEYVAYYFHRTARCVTCLKIEQSAHDAIFANFGPALRAGKLLFLPTNVEAAGNEHFIKDYELVSQALVLVQYQDGKPMRSRNLDKIWDVIGDSAQFADYVTGEVAAFMGITP, encoded by the coding sequence ATGAAACGCATTCTCCAATTCGCGCTGCTGGCCGTCGTTGTCGCCAGCATCATCTGGCTGCTGGTTCCGCGACGCGACGCCGGCGAATCGACCGCCACCGTCGCCGCCGCGCCGGCCGAGTATGTCGCCTACTACTTTCACCGCACCGCCCGCTGCGTGACCTGCCTGAAGATCGAGCAGTCCGCTCATGATGCCATCTTCGCCAACTTTGGTCCGGCGTTGCGCGCCGGGAAGCTGCTCTTCCTGCCGACCAATGTCGAGGCGGCGGGCAACGAGCATTTCATCAAGGATTATGAACTGGTCTCGCAGGCGCTGGTGCTGGTGCAGTATCAGGATGGCAAGCCGATGCGTTCGCGCAACCTCGACAAGATCTGGGATGTGATCGGCGACAGCGCGCAATTCGCCGACTACGTCACCGGCGAAGTCGCCGCGTTCATGGGGATCACTCCATGA
- a CDS encoding aromatic aminobenezylarsenical efflux permease ArsG family transporter — protein MNDLWFGVSTAIWLGLVTAVSPCPLATNVAAVTCIGRQVALPRRVFWSGLAYGLGRVAAYTLLGALIATALATPLALSNTLQDVMAKLIGPLLTLVGMIVLKLLPLPATPGVPLARWGERLGGGNPGGAGLLGFLCALAFCPVSAALFFGSLVPLAVEHQRPLVYPALYGIATAFPVVALGIGLALGANWAGRFLHRLPQIERIGRTVTGTIFILAGLYLTAKYVFAIL, from the coding sequence ATGAACGATCTCTGGTTCGGTGTCAGCACCGCCATCTGGCTGGGTCTGGTGACCGCCGTCAGCCCTTGTCCGCTGGCGACCAATGTCGCCGCGGTGACCTGCATCGGCCGTCAGGTGGCGCTGCCGCGGCGCGTCTTCTGGAGCGGGCTGGCCTATGGCCTCGGACGCGTGGCGGCCTACACCCTGCTGGGCGCGCTGATTGCCACCGCGCTGGCCACACCGCTGGCGTTGTCGAACACCCTGCAGGATGTCATGGCCAAACTGATCGGCCCGCTGTTGACCCTCGTCGGCATGATCGTGCTGAAACTCCTGCCGCTGCCGGCCACCCCCGGTGTGCCCCTGGCCCGCTGGGGGGAACGTCTCGGCGGCGGCAACCCCGGCGGCGCGGGCCTGTTGGGATTTTTGTGTGCGCTCGCCTTCTGTCCGGTCTCGGCCGCGCTCTTCTTCGGCAGTCTTGTGCCGTTGGCGGTGGAACACCAGCGACCGCTGGTCTATCCCGCCCTCTACGGCATTGCCACCGCCTTTCCGGTGGTCGCTCTCGGCATCGGGCTGGCTCTCGGCGCCAACTGGGCCGGCCGTTTCCTCCACCGTCTGCCGCAGATCGAACGCATCGGCCGCACCGTGACCGGCACAATCTTCATCCTCGCCGGCCTGTACCTGACCGCCAAATACGTCTTCGCGATCCTCTGA
- the uvrB gene encoding excinuclease ABC subunit UvrB: MAQIRAPHPGVFTLESPYQPTGDQPEAIRRLLEGLAQNTRHQTLLGVTGSGKTFTMANVIAQWGRPTLVLSHNKTLAAQLYGELKGYFPHNAVEFFISYYDYYQPEAYVPQSDTYIEKDTSINDDIDRLRLRATASLLERPDVIIVASVSSIYGLGSPEEYKNMMVFVQVGQTIARDKLLGQLIDIHYTRNDFDSARGTFSVKGDIVQVMPAYEEQAIRIEFFGDEIERITVVDSLTGEILRRTDRKAIYPAKHFVTSVPRLTQAISRIEDELEVRLKELRDQNKLLEAQRLESRTRFDIEMMREIGYCSGIENYSRHLAGRAAGERPYTLLDFFPREDFLAIIDESHQTLPQVRGMYAGDRSRKMTLVEYGFRLPSALDNRPLVFDEFWQMLDQVIYVSATPADIELEKSGGVVVEQIIRPTGLVDPEIIVRPLDKQIDDLIAEIRKRVESKERVLVTTLTKRMSEDLADYLAQMRIRVRYLHSEIDTIERTEILRDLRLGDFDVLVGINLLREGLDLPEVSLVAILDADKEGFLRSERSLIQVAGRAARNAGGTVIMYADQITDSMKKAIDETNRRRQIQQEYNARHGIIPRTIVKSEEEIRRATVFADAKSEVYVEEEKVKRPSGFDKMALDDQIMFLTKAMKDASKKLDFEAAARLRDEIAELRKQRHAPRSR, encoded by the coding sequence ATGGCCCAGATTCGCGCTCCCCATCCCGGCGTTTTCACGCTCGAAAGCCCTTACCAGCCCACCGGCGACCAGCCGGAGGCAATTCGTCGCCTGCTGGAAGGCCTGGCGCAAAACACCCGCCACCAGACGCTTCTGGGGGTGACCGGCTCCGGCAAGACCTTCACCATGGCCAACGTCATCGCGCAGTGGGGACGTCCGACCCTGGTCCTCTCCCACAACAAGACCCTGGCGGCGCAACTCTACGGCGAGCTGAAGGGGTACTTTCCCCACAACGCGGTCGAGTTTTTCATCTCGTACTACGATTACTACCAGCCGGAAGCGTATGTCCCGCAGTCCGACACTTACATCGAGAAGGACACCTCGATCAACGACGACATCGACCGTCTCCGCCTGCGCGCCACCGCCTCGCTGCTGGAGCGTCCCGATGTCATCATCGTGGCCTCGGTCTCCAGTATCTATGGCCTCGGCTCCCCCGAGGAATACAAGAACATGATGGTCTTCGTGCAGGTGGGTCAGACCATCGCGCGCGACAAACTGCTGGGCCAGTTGATCGACATCCATTACACCCGCAACGATTTCGATTCGGCCCGCGGCACCTTCTCGGTCAAGGGCGATATCGTACAGGTGATGCCCGCCTATGAGGAACAGGCGATCCGCATCGAGTTTTTCGGCGATGAGATCGAGCGCATCACCGTGGTCGATTCGCTCACCGGCGAGATCCTGCGCCGCACCGACCGCAAGGCGATCTACCCGGCCAAGCACTTTGTCACCAGCGTCCCGCGCCTGACCCAGGCCATCTCGCGCATCGAGGATGAACTCGAAGTCCGCCTCAAGGAATTGCGCGATCAGAACAAACTGCTCGAAGCCCAGCGTCTCGAATCGCGCACCCGTTTCGACATCGAGATGATGCGCGAAATCGGCTACTGCTCCGGCATTGAGAACTACTCGCGGCATCTGGCCGGACGCGCCGCCGGGGAGAGGCCCTATACGCTTCTGGATTTCTTCCCGCGCGAGGATTTCCTCGCCATCATCGACGAGTCCCACCAGACCCTGCCGCAGGTGCGCGGCATGTACGCCGGCGATCGCTCGCGCAAGATGACGCTGGTCGAGTATGGGTTCCGTCTGCCCTCGGCCCTCGACAACCGCCCGCTGGTCTTCGATGAATTCTGGCAGATGCTCGACCAGGTGATCTACGTCTCCGCCACCCCGGCCGACATCGAGTTGGAAAAATCCGGCGGCGTGGTGGTCGAGCAGATCATCCGCCCGACCGGCCTGGTCGATCCGGAGATCATCGTCCGTCCGCTGGACAAGCAGATCGATGACCTGATCGCCGAAATCCGCAAGCGGGTTGAGAGCAAGGAACGCGTCCTGGTCACCACGCTGACCAAGCGCATGTCCGAGGACCTGGCCGACTACCTCGCCCAGATGCGCATCCGGGTGCGCTACCTGCATTCGGAAATCGACACCATCGAACGCACCGAGATCCTGCGCGACCTGCGACTGGGCGATTTCGATGTCCTGGTCGGGATCAACCTGTTGCGCGAGGGGCTCGACCTGCCCGAAGTCTCGCTGGTGGCGATCCTCGATGCCGACAAGGAGGGATTCCTGCGCTCGGAGCGGTCGCTCATTCAGGTCGCCGGACGCGCCGCCCGCAACGCTGGCGGCACCGTCATCATGTATGCCGATCAGATCACCGACTCAATGAAGAAGGCCATCGACGAGACCAACCGCCGCCGCCAGATTCAGCAGGAATACAACGCCCGGCATGGAATAATTCCCCGCACCATCGTTAAAAGCGAGGAGGAGATCCGCCGCGCCACAGTCTTCGCCGACGCCAAGTCGGAGGTCTATGTCGAGGAGGAAAAGGTCAAGCGCCCCAGCGGATTCGACAAGATGGCCCTCGACGATCAGATCATGTTCCTCACCAAGGCAATGAAGGACGCCTCGAAAAAACTCGACTTCGAGGCCGCCGCCAGACTGCGCGACGAGATCGCCGAACTGCGCAAGCAGCGGCATGCGCCGCGTTCGCGCTGA
- a CDS encoding FeoA family protein: MTAVVTAAPSRPAAWTTLEEIDALAPARCLSQLLPGQTGRVHSVQGEPQLALRILELGLVAGTPVRLLRAAPLGGPIEVEVDGFFLSLRRSEADAVLIEV; encoded by the coding sequence ATGACCGCTGTTGTCACCGCCGCGCCGTCCCGGCCCGCCGCCTGGACGACTCTTGAGGAGATCGACGCCTTGGCCCCCGCGCGTTGCCTGTCACAGCTCCTGCCCGGCCAGACCGGACGGGTCCATTCGGTGCAGGGCGAGCCGCAACTGGCCCTGCGCATCCTCGAACTTGGCCTAGTGGCGGGCACCCCCGTGCGGCTCCTGCGTGCCGCGCCGCTGGGCGGACCGATCGAGGTCGAAGTCGATGGGTTCTTTCTGTCGCTGCGTCGCAGTGAGGCCGATGCGGTCTTAATCGAGGTCTGA
- the feoB gene encoding ferrous iron transport protein B codes for MSIAANQTQRTYTVALAGNPNSGKTTLFNALTGLRQKTGNYPGVTVERKTGAWCFRGARFDLLDLPGCYSLIPRSPDEKVASDIIFGRDHATPPDAVICVVDATNLARHLYLAGQIIETGLPTVIALTMVDEARRRGLSVDARRLAARLKVPVVAVVAAKGEGLEQLGNELERILGCGWQTPDRGFRLPPALESRIRESAPLADSTEIQTLYCVAGQHTPACTEKLEKIAGQVRADLGLDEETVRRFIVEARYKWQRDVAHEVVRFEGRGQADWTRRLDDLFLHRVFGPIILVVVLALVFQSVFTWASYPADAIAYLTDTWLPSLVDGVLAPGPLHSLLNDGVIAGVGAVLVFLPQILLIYLFLTLLEDSGYLSRAAFILDYAMAKVGLSGRSFIPLLSSFACAVPGIMATRTIPHQKDRLATILIAPLMTCSARLPIYALLIAAFVPETRVWGPFGYQGLTLLGLYLMGILGAMLVAAIFRRTILRGPTPPLLLELPTYRMPRLKTLLITLWDRARTFLVSAGTLIFAASIVLWALFSYPRHQDIEARFAAERQALIQQNAGEDQLTALDNRAAAERLRGSLAGHIGRALEPVLEPLGFDWKIGIGILGSFAAREVFVSTMGVTYGVGSSADDAGLAEKLKADTNPQTGAPVWTPLVAITLLVFYAYALQCVSTLAVIKRETGGWKWPAFAFAYMATLAYGAAFITRQIGLRFF; via the coding sequence ATGTCCATCGCCGCCAACCAGACTCAACGTACCTACACCGTCGCGCTGGCAGGCAATCCCAACTCCGGCAAGACGACTCTCTTCAATGCCCTGACCGGTCTGCGTCAAAAGACCGGCAATTATCCCGGCGTCACCGTGGAACGCAAGACCGGCGCGTGGTGCTTCCGCGGCGCGCGGTTCGACCTCCTCGATCTGCCCGGCTGCTATTCGCTCATTCCGCGCTCGCCGGATGAGAAGGTCGCCTCCGACATCATTTTCGGCCGCGACCATGCCACGCCTCCCGATGCGGTGATCTGCGTGGTCGATGCGACCAATCTGGCGCGCCACCTCTATCTCGCCGGCCAGATCATCGAAACCGGCCTGCCCACGGTCATTGCCCTGACCATGGTCGATGAAGCCCGCCGTCGCGGGCTTTCGGTCGATGCGCGACGCCTCGCCGCGCGGCTGAAAGTGCCGGTGGTCGCGGTGGTCGCCGCCAAGGGGGAGGGGCTGGAGCAACTCGGCAACGAACTTGAACGCATCCTTGGGTGCGGCTGGCAGACCCCGGATCGCGGGTTCCGCCTGCCGCCGGCGCTGGAAAGCCGCATCCGTGAATCGGCCCCGCTGGCCGACTCCACCGAAATCCAGACACTCTACTGCGTCGCCGGCCAACATACACCCGCCTGCACCGAGAAGCTGGAAAAGATCGCCGGGCAGGTGCGCGCCGATCTCGGGCTGGATGAGGAGACCGTGCGCCGCTTCATTGTCGAGGCCCGCTACAAGTGGCAGCGCGATGTCGCCCATGAGGTGGTGCGGTTCGAGGGCCGCGGCCAGGCCGACTGGACACGCCGTCTCGATGACCTCTTCCTCCACCGCGTCTTCGGACCGATCATCCTTGTCGTGGTCCTCGCGCTGGTGTTCCAGTCGGTGTTCACCTGGGCCTCCTATCCGGCCGACGCGATTGCCTATCTCACCGACACCTGGCTGCCGTCGCTGGTCGACGGCGTCCTCGCGCCCGGGCCGTTGCACAGTCTGCTCAACGATGGTGTGATCGCCGGCGTCGGCGCGGTGCTGGTCTTCCTGCCGCAGATTCTCTTGATCTATCTGTTCCTGACTCTGCTGGAAGACTCGGGCTATCTGTCACGCGCCGCCTTCATTCTCGACTACGCGATGGCGAAGGTCGGCCTCTCCGGACGCAGCTTCATCCCGTTGCTTTCGTCTTTTGCCTGCGCGGTGCCGGGGATCATGGCCACACGCACCATCCCGCATCAGAAGGACCGGCTGGCCACCATCCTGATCGCGCCGCTGATGACATGCTCAGCGCGGTTGCCGATTTATGCGCTGCTCATCGCCGCGTTTGTGCCCGAGACCAGAGTCTGGGGACCGTTTGGCTATCAGGGGCTCACGTTGTTGGGGCTCTACCTGATGGGCATTCTCGGAGCGATGCTGGTGGCGGCGATTTTCCGCCGCACCATCCTGCGCGGTCCGACCCCGCCGCTTTTGCTTGAACTGCCGACCTATCGCATGCCGCGATTGAAGACCCTGCTCATCACGCTGTGGGACCGCGCGCGGACCTTCCTGGTCTCCGCCGGCACCCTGATCTTCGCCGCCTCGATCGTGCTCTGGGCGCTCTTCAGCTACCCGCGCCACCAGGACATCGAAGCGCGCTTTGCCGCCGAACGGCAGGCGCTGATTCAGCAGAATGCCGGAGAGGACCAGTTGACCGCGCTGGACAATCGCGCCGCCGCCGAACGGTTGCGCGGATCGCTGGCGGGCCACATCGGGCGCGCCCTCGAGCCGGTTTTGGAGCCGTTGGGCTTCGACTGGAAGATCGGCATCGGCATCCTCGGCTCGTTTGCCGCCCGCGAGGTCTTTGTCTCGACCATGGGCGTCACCTACGGCGTCGGATCATCGGCGGACGATGCCGGCCTGGCCGAAAAACTGAAGGCCGACACCAACCCGCAGACCGGCGCGCCGGTCTGGACCCCGCTGGTGGCGATCACGCTGCTGGTCTTCTACGCCTACGCGCTCCAATGCGTCTCGACGCTCGCGGTGATCAAACGCGAGACCGGCGGCTGGAAGTGGCCCGCCTTCGCCTTCGCCTACATGGCGACACTGGCCTATGGCGCCGCCTTCATCACCCGTCAGATTGGATTGCGGTTCTTCTGA